A part of Dehalococcoidia bacterium genomic DNA contains:
- a CDS encoding CocE/NonD family hydrolase, with protein MLKQRITFQSGDLRLESVLYLPNGDGPFPCVVVCHPHPLYGGSMDNNVVDAVCNALVDASVAAFKFNFRGVGRSQGRYDDGRGEGEDAKSAIEYIATLQEIDAGRIGLCGYSAGAAFSLPACWNDERVKAIAAISPPLEMFDFTFLTDCEKPLLLASGSYDDFTPTDRFISFCSELDENSEQELVVGADHFWCGYEPKLAERVAFFFSKTFTT; from the coding sequence ATGCTAAAACAACGAATCACATTCCAAAGCGGAGACCTGAGGCTGGAAAGTGTCCTGTACCTGCCGAACGGCGACGGGCCTTTCCCATGCGTCGTCGTCTGCCATCCGCACCCGCTCTACGGCGGCAGCATGGACAACAACGTCGTCGACGCCGTTTGCAATGCGCTCGTCGATGCCTCGGTCGCGGCGTTCAAGTTCAACTTCCGCGGCGTGGGCCGCAGCCAGGGGCGCTACGACGACGGGCGGGGCGAAGGGGAGGACGCAAAATCAGCGATTGAGTACATCGCGACGTTACAGGAGATCGACGCGGGACGCATAGGCCTGTGCGGCTACTCGGCGGGCGCCGCGTTCTCGCTGCCCGCCTGCTGGAACGACGAACGCGTTAAGGCCATCGCGGCCATATCGCCGCCCCTTGAGATGTTCGATTTCACATTTCTCACCGACTGCGAAAAACCGCTGCTCCTGGCCTCGGGGAGCTACGACGACTTCACCCCCACCGATCGCTTCATTTCCTTCTGCAGTGAGCTCGACGAAAACTCGGAGCAGGAACTTGTCGTGGGTGCGGACCACTTCTGGTGCGGATACGAGCCGAAACTGGCGGAAAGAGTCGCGTTCTTTTTCAGCAAAACATTTACGACGTAG
- a CDS encoding ATP-binding cassette domain-containing protein, with product MTGEKSVIVTRKLTKVYKGNTKAVDGIDFEVKAGEIFAFLGPNGAGKTTTIKMLNTLLPITSGKAMVAGFDVARHPAEVRKRIGYSAQDVGVDEHATGRENLTLYGHFYRLDNATIKRRVKNILEIVGLTEYGNKMVSTYSGGMRKRLDLAMGLIHRPQILFLDEPTTGLDPQTRAHIWEYIQKLVQKLGMTIFLTTHYMEEADKLAGRIAIIDLGKIITMGTSDELKRSIGGDVVSISPAGDDPEACKELVKRAEEVLTGKPFVIGTKPADGDLAVYVKDGGSAAPGIMQVLDAQGIAVRTMSISRPSLDDVFLKYTGRTIRAQEGTRTTFAQMHRMSNRRRVR from the coding sequence ATGACTGGAGAGAAAAGCGTCATCGTGACGCGCAAGCTGACCAAAGTATATAAGGGCAATACCAAGGCCGTTGACGGCATCGACTTCGAGGTCAAGGCCGGCGAGATATTCGCCTTCCTGGGTCCCAACGGTGCGGGCAAGACCACCACCATCAAGATGCTGAACACGCTGCTGCCGATCACTTCGGGGAAGGCCATGGTGGCCGGATTCGACGTAGCCAGGCACCCGGCCGAGGTGCGCAAACGCATCGGGTATTCCGCGCAGGACGTCGGCGTGGACGAGCACGCTACCGGTCGCGAGAACCTGACGCTGTACGGCCATTTCTACCGTCTGGATAATGCCACGATAAAGCGGCGCGTGAAGAACATACTCGAAATCGTCGGCCTGACCGAGTACGGGAACAAGATGGTCTCAACCTATTCCGGCGGCATGCGCAAGAGGCTGGATCTGGCCATGGGGCTTATACATCGCCCCCAGATACTGTTCCTGGATGAGCCGACCACAGGGCTCGATCCCCAGACCAGGGCGCATATCTGGGAGTACATCCAAAAGCTGGTGCAGAAGCTGGGCATGACGATATTTCTGACCACGCACTACATGGAGGAGGCCGACAAACTGGCCGGCCGCATCGCCATCATCGACCTGGGCAAGATAATCACCATGGGCACATCCGACGAGCTCAAGCGCTCCATCGGCGGCGACGTTGTGTCGATTTCTCCCGCGGGCGATGACCCTGAGGCATGCAAGGAACTGGTAAAACGTGCGGAGGAAGTCCTGACGGGCAAGCCTTTTGTTATCGGGACCAAGCCCGCGGACGGCGATCTGGCGGTCTACGTGAAAGACGGCGGCTCTGCCGCGCCCGGAATCATGCAGGTTCTGGACGCGCAGGGGATCGCGGTCAGGACCATGTCCATATCGCGGCCGTCGCTGGACGACGTGTTCCTGAAATATACCGGACGCACCATACGCGCCCAGGAGGGCACGCGCACCACCTTTGCTCAAATGCACCGCATGAGTAATCGGAGGAGAGTAAGATGA